Part of the Triticum urartu cultivar G1812 chromosome 2, Tu2.1, whole genome shotgun sequence genome, catattgacaattcagattgtacacaaaaagatcattgatgatcaaAGTATTTTTGATGTATGAGATCGTATTGACAATTCAgactgtaaagaaatataagatcatgatctaaatgctcttatattttttgcgttcagtatgcaccattcaaagcgacgccatcaactttccaccatttatgccttcatttgctatttttcatgcatttaatgatttgttttgagaactaaatgacctggaaattgaaaagcactacaaatgaactctgaaaaagttgaaacttggcatggtatcatcatttcacccacatatcatgttcaaaaaagtagagagggttacggcaaaaactggatgcacttcgtttacaaactggacaatctctttcgaagtattcGGGTTTATGACAAAAttaaactcatctgttacaaaggcatttcatttttttaaacttattacaactccagactttttgtgcattcagtatgcaccattcaactGCTAGGCGGGAGGAGCTCTTAAGTACCGGTTCCAACTGCTAGGCGGGAGgagctctttagtaccggttccaactgctaggcgggaggagctctttagtaccggttcgtggcgaacctttagcaccggttcgtgccacaaactGGTACTAATGAGGTTGTGTCAGGTAAGGCTGGGGCCCCAcgagcacctttagtaccggttcatggatGAACCAGTACGACAGTTTCTTAGTAAGTtgttttttagtcccacctcgtgaagagagagggactaggagcggtttataagccctgaGTGCAGAGACGATGAAGACGAGGCTCAATGCTCACGTTGCTTAGCTTCAACCCTTCAGGAATATGGTAGACTGCACGGAGCTATGCGCAGTGCAGtttacactattccgaaaggcttgaagcaaattaacgagcattgcacctcttttttatttttaataacttattacaactccgtACTTCTTCTGTTATGGCAAAAACTAATTGCACGTCGGCATTTCTTCTTTTTAAACTTTGGTTATAACTCCATACTTTGACCATCAAGttttgcagaaaagaaaaaatagcagaaaagaaaaaatagctgaAAAAAAACTATAgctgaaaagaaaaaaactatataaaaaaactatagctgaaaagaaaaaaaactatataaaaaagctatagctgaaaagaaaaaaactatataaaaaactatagctaaaaagaaaaaaaactatataaaaaaactactcagaaataaatagaagaaaataaatatagcagaaaagaaaaaactactcagaaataaatagaagaaaaaataaagcagaaaagaaaaaaaatggccgtgaaattgaaaatcactacaaaataaacTCTGAAATGTTGAATTTTGgtaaactagatgaaaaactactCACAAacaaatagaagaaaataaatataacagaaaagaaaaaactatataaaaaactacgcagaaataaatagaagaaaataaagcagaaaagaaaaaaaactataaaaaaattggggcgctgccctgtgggcctgctAGGCCACGGGCGTGCAATTACAGGCCTTAAAGGcccagcagactcacagggcagcgcgcaaAATTTAGGCCCacaagcctgctatatagaggagttcaaagatgtagccgcggctgggtttataaaccagtgcggctgcccttcaccggcgaggtgggactaaactttggggtggcagcgcgaggcctttagtaccggttggtggctccaaccggtactaaagaccaccctttagtaccggttggagccaccaaccgatactaaaggcctgctcttcccgcctcttggcctggccaaagttggcctttagtaccggttgatggctccaaccgatactaaaggcctctcctatatatacaacacttacgaaaattcaGTTACATCTCCCCACTTCTTCGTCTCCAACCTCTCGCGATGTCGCGCGCCGCTCGAGTCCCGTCGTTGCCGCCTGTCACGCCCGTCGCCCGTCGCCCGTCGTCCGCCCATCGCCCGTCGCCCGCCGTCGCccgccgtccgtcgtcgtcgcGCCGCGGTCCGGCCCGTACGTACTCTCTCGCTCTCGCGTACCCGCGCCGCGCGCGCACCTGGCCCGTACGTACGCCGCCGCCCTCGCTTgtacgtacggggcggcggcgtacgaGGCCGCGCACTGTAGTACGTGTACGTATACGTACACAGacacacacatatatacacacacacgtacacacacattttttttacttattttctgttttttagaaaatTTAATAAGAtattaattagctagctaggtatgtgagatttgaactagttgaataattaatataactagtttatttttagtaagaaaattgtcgaactagtttatttaggtatgtgagatttgaactagttgaataattaatataactagtttatttttagtaagaaaattgtcgaactagtttatttaggtatgtgagatttgaactagttgaataattaatataactagtttatttttagtaagaaaattgtcgaactagtttatttaggtatatgagatttgaactagttgaataattaatataactagtttatttttagtaagaaaattgtcgaactagtttatttaggtatttgagatttgaactagttgaataattaatataactagtttatttttagtaagaaaattgtcgtatctgagatttgatgatctaattaaaatattatttgttaatgagtttttctgtttatttaatgtttttatatattttgagtttatataaatgttagattaatgtcgaatgttagatgaattagatagaaaagttaaatatatagtaatgtcaattgttagagatgaatatagttagatatatATTTGAATTggctagatattaattaatgttagatagtaataagtgtttaatgtttcacctatatgaacatataggaaatgtcatctgacgacgaaaaagatttcattatgtgcgaacactgtgaagaccagcgcagcctgtgcgacagaaatttccttgttgatggtaggcgcttcagcatcaagctgaatgagacattcgaagtggatacagtaagtcacaacggcaattattatttgaatgtaaaacttatgcttcatttgcttcaacttataattttaaagcatgacttatgcttcatttgcttcaacttataattttaaattttcactattctactagcgcatccccaACCATGCAAGAaattttgtcttggataagataggttttagtgttatagatgatatggaggtaaagagagtttacttgaagacggagcatgggtatactttcaacgtcaaattatataatggagacacatacacccattttgaatgcaaaattTGGCaggcactatgcaaggcttatgcatttgagcctgatatggttatcacctttgatattcgtccggaagatgatattgaaggtaatatagacatctgggtcgatgtgcaaacgcctccagttctaccattatgtgagtttttctcaaccatgcatgcatatgtttatgtctttgatacagtttattcaaaaatagttgacaactaatttgtattgttagcttatttcggttcaagcaaacatgttcGGCGCTtcgtagacaggacctactactgctccggggctcaactaaactgcaaggagataagtcattatgtttcatggcttgaggatcttaatactgtcaagacaaattttttttctgaacttagaaatgttagtactcaaaacgtgcgaccaatggtgatcgtattgaactacggtcacatctataatcgaaagatggtaagattttaactatttgtccttaattagtgcatcttttgcatacattatttttgaagctaaactttcattgcttagtatattaattactatacgatgttcttcaacagggactttcgatgacagttgtgcctcagtggatcgagacaaaaggtcacatgtcaatggttagcttacgatcaagatttcctacattgcacatgagtgcattcaggatttctgaatgcgaagaatgcttaatagtgaaagattggagcaaaattgttaacgatcgcagagaagtactagggggcagcaaggagaagcgcaacccaagattaggagacagattcatctgcatgctttAGTATGATGAATCatgagagctatacatgttctatactattctacctgagagggagcagtaggagtagctagttcatgctcttaattagtacttgtcctctctcATGTCCGTATtgtcctgaacttcgatgttggtgatgattatgttgaactcgatgatatttttgcttctgttacaaagtgaatgtttcttctttaagctagccaatgttggtgatgattagagcggtaatgactatgatgattaaatagtggtaattaatgacgactacgatgatttttagctagctagagtttatttatttattaatattcgatgatgatgatgatgacgagtacaactcattataacgtaaaacaatcctaaattaaattgataacacaaatttaattaaaaaataaaaaataaaacaaaaacccgcaaacatttagtaccggttggtattaccaaccggtactaaagggctcccggcccctgGACCTGGTtcgtgccacgtggtttccctttagcaccggttcgtgctgaaccggtactaaaggggggggctttagtgccggttatggaaccggcactaaagggccttacgaaccggtgctattacCCGGTTCCGCACTAGTGTCACAGTGTTTGATAAGCATACCTAAGCTGCTAAGCATGCTGAACTCACTGTAGTGGAAATTTTGATAACCAATACCGTGATGTCTGTTGTCACAGTGTTTGATAAGCATACCTAAGCTGCTAAGCATGCTGAACTCACTGCAGTGGAAATTTTGATAACCATACCTTCAAAGGAAAGTTGGTTCTCAGTTCTCCATCTACATCAAGGCCTAGGATCCAAAAATAAATTCCCCATCCTTCCATCTACATCCGCTAAAAGAACTGACTTCTAAACTCTGAAGTCTGTCTTGTGGAGTAGAACTCCTCAAACTCCAAAATTGTACCGAAAACTGAACCAAAATTGCTTgccaagagcatgaagacaaacAGGTGTGGATGTCTCGCCGAGGCGAAGGTGTGTCCGGGGAGCGCATCGGCGACGTCCTGGAGCACGGCGCCGAGGGGCGCGGTCCGCGCAGCGCAGGCGTGGGCGATGGCGGCGAGCGCAGCGGGCTGCTCCTCGGTGGTGACGGAGGGGAGGACCGGGGCCTCGCCCCAGCCGACGGCGCTGCTGGAGAGCTCGGCCCGAACGGCGCCGAGGGTCGCGGTCCGCGCGACGCAGGCGCGGGCGATGGCGGCGAGCGCAACGGGCTGGTCCTCGGCGGTGACGGAGGGGAGGGCCGGGGCCTCGCCCCAGCCGACGGCGCCACTGGAGAGCTCGACCCGCACGGCGACGTTGGCGACGTCCTCGAGGCGCGAGGAGGCGATGTTCAAGGGTGTGGCGAGCGGCACGTTGAGCGGGCGCGCCTCGGCCGCTGCCACGTCCACCGAGAAGGTCTCCTTGAGCGCATCGAAGCCGAACGCCTCCATCGGCTGCTGCAGCGTCGGGAGGGAcggtgacggcgacggcgacAGCGAGATGGTGCGGAGGCGGCTAGCGCGCCGCCGCGAGTGGAGTgggtctgcgagagagaaagaaagaagaagCGGGTTGGAACGGGGCGGCCGCATCTGGGACCTCTCTTCCTTCTAGTCGAAGGAAACCTGGGGCTGGGGCCTGGGGGCAGCGACGAACGGAATGAAAAGGCAGAATAGTGCCACCGCCATCCGTTTATGTCCAGGTGGCATAGCCCTTCGTGCGCCCTTATAGCGACTGTTAACGGGTTGAGTTAATTACACCtgcaatacaaaaacttgcagcAAAATAACAGAATCATACACAAACTAAAAAACCTCAGAAAAATGGTACATTAACTTTTCTAACAGCACGCATTCGTACAATTTCCGTTAATCCTAACGGTGCACCCTCTGTCGCTGCTAACTTCGTGTAGGTGGCTTGACAGCTGACCTGACACTCTCGGTCTTTCCTGTATGGGTCCCACTTGTCACTGAGCCAGAGAAGTGATTCGAACCTGAAACTAACTGTATGAAACACGCACATGCCGACCACTCCACCACTTCTATCACTAGGTCAGAAAAGAGGCAGTTTTCTTTGTAAACTCGTCGTCTTAGATATCTCCTGCTTTTTTTTTTCTGAGGAACATGCCTCCTTTTTTGCGTGTGGCAAAGATACCTCCTTTTTTTTTGAGACAAGGCAAAGATACCTCCTGGCCGGTCGACGATCAGCTTTGCTGAAGTTGCCTTCCATCCGGGCCGGACTTTGTCAGCTGTTtcgtttattttattttttctttaTCTTTTTTCATATATTGGGGTTTCGTCTATTTTAATTATTTTGCATATTTCTATTTTTACATAGTTTTTTTGCGAGATTTCTTTACATAGGTTTTACGATATACGGTGAATTTTTTTACATTATATGCTGtacattttttttaaatagacACTGAACTTTTTAGTATGGAAAACGTTTTACGACAACGCGCCGACCGAAACTTTGGCCGGTCGCATCCACGCACACAGCACCCCTGCGATTCAGATCGAGACAATGGACCCACGCGCCCCAGCGGCGAGGACGGGGGACGCTGCTCCAAGAAACAATCGGCGTCATCGGGGGGATTTGCTACTACTGCGTCCTATTCGGCTACAGCCGCTATCTTGTTTTGCTGCTGCGGTGGCGAGCGCACCGGTGAGCTGCTACCGTCGCCACCGAAGCTACAACCATCGCCGTGCGGAGCTGCAACCGGGGGGTGCAGCTACGGCATGGGTGGAGCCGGCGGCAAGAACGGCCGGCGAGGGCCTTGACTGGTGACGAGGACGACCGACAAGGGCGGCGACTGGCGACTTCCATAGAGCGTGTGCCCCGGCGAGATCCAGGGGAATCCTTCGTACGGACGGGCGAAGAAGACGCAGTACACGTTTAAGATTTCGAAAATACACTGAAAATTAGTACATACATACACATTGAACATTATTGGATAATATAGAATGAACACTTTTGTTATATACACTTCTAATATGCAATGAACTTTTTTAAGGGAGAATCTATCAAGTTAACCAATCAAACTGCATTGCAGACAGTTTTTGGATGAAAATGGACAATCTATCACATTCAAGTTTCAACCAGAGAATGACAGAAAACTGAATTCAAGGCTAAAGCTTACGCTCTAGAATTAATCTTTTTTTTACGATGGTCCAGAATTAATCCTGTATCCTCCTTCCTTTTTTCAAACATAGCCACAAGCCACCACACACAAAAAAAGGGTCAAATATATGCAGCACGATTTCAAAATGTAAATTAAACCAATAGGCAATAGTCTATTATATACTGGCCGAGCATTAATGTTGTTGCTTCTGTGCTCCAACAGTGCTTAGGCTAGTCATAATGGGAGTAACttagtaacatagcgcacttcAAGAAAATtctgcttatgtggcaagtaattaatgagaggtggtaacataatatgttactgtaacatagcgcttttcAAAACAAGATGACTCTAcgagctaataaatgaagccatctatgatagtactactattatgttagtttgcattatgaaggtagtaacttagactagtgtcatatgcatgacactagtctaagttactctccactatgaccagccttagcCCAAGGAAAACCTTTCTACATTGCTTATAGCACGTGTCTGAAAAAAATTAGTACGTATAGAAACATGTCCACCTCAATTTTGACAGAAAAACTGGAGTTGGCTAGTGATTAGCGCACCAGCAAATGCTTTGTCTCCTCCAATCAGGAGGGGCGGAGGTGAGGATTTCTATGCTTGGGCCTTTGAAAGATCAGGCAACTACACTGTTAAGTCGGCTTACCGTACTCTAGTGACTCAGAACGAGCGCAATGCTCTAAAGGAAGGGGCGGCTACCGGTGCTTCAAGAGATGACAAACAGATGTGGTCTGCTTTGTGGAAACTCAAAGTGATCCCAAAGGTACGAGTGTTCTGGTGGAGGGTTCTACGAGGGATTCTACCGGATGAATGCACTCTCAAATACTGTCATATTGCAGTTTTAGACACTTGCAAGGTTTGTCTGGCTAAGGAGGATGATCTTATGCATGCCCTAATTCAATGCTCGCATGCACGCCGCTTCTGGGATGAAGCGTGTGCGTGGTTCGGTCTTCGGCTTCCTCGCTTACACCCAGGTTCTTGGGCCAGGGACATCCTATGTGGAGACCGAGTCAAGGATGAAGATCGAGCAAAGGTTATCACCATCATGTGGACGATTTGGCATTCTCGAAATCGGATCAAACATGGTGAAGAGGGAAGGGACCCAACAGCCGCCATCAGGGTGACGAGGGAGGCTCTTGCATTGCTGGAACTGCCTCAGACCGCTCCCATTCTGTTGCCAGGACATGGCTGGCGGCCGCCCGAGCCAGGTATGGTGAAGATCACGACGGATGGTGCACTTAATGTCGCGGAAGGTAGAGGAGGGGCGGGTGGCATAGCCTGGTCCGTGTCCGCGCTGTTGGGAGCATGGTGCAAGGCGTTCGATGACATCTCAGATCCATTATTAATGAAAGCTATATCGATGCGGGAAGGAGTTCTATTTGCAAAACTTCGAGGcctctcgcatgtgataatggagaCCGATTGCCTAGAGTTGGTGCAACTCTGAAACACTCGCCTATCTCTCGGACGAGATGAGGAAGACTACAACGCCATGGCTACGGTGTTGGTCTTGTGTGATTTTGCTGTGTTGCAATGGGTACAGACGGTACTCTTCTTCGCCGGTATAAATAGATGGCTTCCAAATGTTCTGACCGTGAGCCTCAAAGTTCGGAATCAGATGGATGTCGTGCAAACGGCTATTGGATCTGAATGGGAACATGAGAGCGTACGCCAGCGCCCATGTTCTTATACTGCTCGCACTGGCTGAATCAGATGGGTGAATCGATAGCACGTCTGACCAGGTTGACAGCGCGCCATCGACTACATGGGCTGACACTGTACGTAAATAAGAAATGGTGCGTGGTGGGTGGATGCCTGTGAGCTGAAAATACGTGCAATTAATGCGAGCCTGCAGCTGATCGCTATGATGACAGACGTTCGAGATTACGGCCTCCAGGGTGCTCGGCCTCCAAATGGCATTTTCGTTGCAATCgaatattttaaaaaaaatctataTAAGAAAATCTCACTTCAATGCACCACTACTCTTCCATCTGATAGTGCGAAGCTGAAGGAG contains:
- the LOC125538051 gene encoding L-Ala-D/L-amino acid epimerase-like — translated: MRPPRSNPLLLSFSLADPLHSRRRASRLRTISLSPSPSPSLPTLQQPMEAFGFDALKETFSVDVAAAEARPLNVPLATPLNIASSRLEDVANVAVRVELSSGAVGWGEAPALPSVTAEDQPVALAAIARACVARTATLGAVRAELSSSAVGWGEAPVLPSVTTEEQPAALAAIAHACAARTAPLGAVLQDVADALPGHTFASARHPHLFVFMLLASNFGSVFGTILEFEEFYSTRQTSEFRSQFFYIPIVTPNEAAQLAAKYRGQGFQTLKLKVGKNLNSDIEVLKAIWLVHPDCSFILDANEGYTANHAIEVLDRLNEMGVTPVLFEQPVHRDDWEGLHDVSIAAMEKYRVAVAADESCRGLLDAQKIIHGNLAHVINIKPEKLGVLGALEVIDAARKAGIALMIGGMVETRIAMGFAGHLAAGLGCFSFIDLDTPLLLSEDPVYGGYEASGPVYKFKNARGHGGFLHLDNNNGWVCHSSLMNRHFR